In Lolium rigidum isolate FL_2022 chromosome 3, APGP_CSIRO_Lrig_0.1, whole genome shotgun sequence, the genomic window TCCAGGCGGCCGacggcgccgcggcggcggacgGAGCTCCCGCCCCGCCCCCCGCCGAGGACCTCAAGAACTGGGACGCCGAGTTCGTCAAGGTCGACCAGGCCACGCTCTTCGACCTCATCCTCGCTGCCAACTACCTCAACATCAAGGGCCTGCTCGACCTCACCTGCCAGACCGTCGCCGACATGATCAAGGGCAAGACACCCGAGGAGATCCGCAAGACATTCAACATCAAGAACGACTTcaccgcagaggaggaggaggagatccgcAGGGAGAACCAGTGGGCCTTCGAGTAAATCTGCACCCTGCCGCGTTTACTCGTCGTTTCAACGCTACTTTTATCTCCACATCGCCCCGGTGAACCTGTAAAGTTACATAGTATTCAATTCACTAGTTAGTTGGATCGAAAGATTTGTAAAGTGACATCAATTTTGA contains:
- the LOC124700174 gene encoding SKP1-like protein 1, with protein sequence MAAEDKKITLKSSDGEQFEVDEAVAMESQTIRHMIEDDCADNGIPLPNVNAKILSKIIEYCSKHVQAADGAAAADGAPAPPPAEDLKNWDAEFVKVDQATLFDLILAANYLNIKGLLDLTCQTVADMIKGKTPEEIRKTFNIKNDFTAEEEEEIRRENQWAFE